The following coding sequences lie in one Arachis hypogaea cultivar Tifrunner chromosome 4, arahy.Tifrunner.gnm2.J5K5, whole genome shotgun sequence genomic window:
- the LOC112795914 gene encoding MYB-like transcription factor ETC1, which yields MSDSNHHSTTEANTASSDQFVKEMRQEEEPTMLEFSEDEEDLVARMFRLVGKRWSLIAGRIPGRTAQEIEKYWSSKCAFPSDQCSSSA from the exons atgagtGACTCCAATCATCATAGTACCACTGAAGCAAATACTGCTAGCTCTGACCAATTTGTGAAAG AGATGAGACAAGAGGAGGAGCCTACTATGTTGGAATTCTCCGAAGATGAGGAAGATCTTGTTGCCAGGATGTTTAGATTAGTTGGGAAGAG GTGGTCTCTTATCGCTGGGAGAATCCCTGGAAGAACAGCACAAGAGATTGAAAAGTATTGGAGTTCAAAGTGCGCATTTCCCAGTGACCAATGCTCTTCCTCTGCATAA